The following proteins come from a genomic window of Canis lupus familiaris isolate Mischka breed German Shepherd chromosome 31, alternate assembly UU_Cfam_GSD_1.0, whole genome shotgun sequence:
- the LOC111093549 gene encoding keratin-associated protein 19-7-like — translation MSYYGNYYGGLGYGCGGFGGLGCGSGWGCGSFPRLGWGWGGYRYGCDRPLCYGGYGFSTFY, via the coding sequence ATGAGCTACTACGGCAACTACTATGGAGGCCTGGGCTATGGCTGTGGAGGCTTCGGTGGCCTGGGCTGTGGCAGTGGCTGGGGATGTGGCAGCTTCCCGAgactgggctggggctggggaggctaCAGATATGGCTGCGACCGCCCACTGTGCTATGGAGGATATGGATTCTCTACCTTCTACTAA